Genomic segment of Eupeodes corollae chromosome 2, idEupCoro1.1, whole genome shotgun sequence:
ccatttgagATCTTAACCCATCCTTAGTAacattctactttaacttttatcggtagtattcataccgcggatattgttgtttttattcgtgtaaaatcctactatactattgatagattttccaacaaaccaCGGGTAATATCTTTAAGGGACAATCCCCTTAAGAACCCAACGTAAAACCGTTTTTTCCtgatttattttcttacagAACGAAACATCGAAGGCATAAGAActttagatatatttttgtcatattttgaacttaattaaaaaaataaataacctcCCAAAAATTACTatggatattttaaaattcgaaaatttctacaaaaatgtaagacgtacgttcgggaagcttttttcgaaGTGACTAATCCAacaaccagtagagatatcggctttaaataaatttggttacatagataataatgcagcaaGATGCaaatagtgaacattttgtTGACCCACTAACTCTCACGAACCTATAACGCTAGCGACTCcaataaaatttcatattataaaatgtgacgtgatacaaaacttgtataacgttttttataaatcaaagatatttgccacctcgaatattttaggaacaaaaatgattttttcttcaaaacagttttatggaacgaagaataacgtttttaacttttgctaaaaattttagaaaaatgaaattgacagttttttaaaaaatatttctaaaaaaaacattatctatttaaagtttttaaaaaattattttagatttaaatagGTTATTTCGTATTATAAAAactatagttttcaacattcaaataTGGGAAACatttaattgatagtttttttacaaaaaaaaaaaataaaatacatacaaaatattactaaaacttggtaaaaattaattttcgacaaaaatatctttccaaatatttttgatattggcttcaaacaatttttaacttaaaaaaatattgttttcaacattaagtatAATTTTgcgaaaatcgaattgacagtttttttcataaaaaataaaacttacaaaaagtagtacgcaaaattggtaaaaattgttattcAATTCTCAATgtctcataaataaataataaaggtattgacttcagaatcatttcattttgtcctaaatattgttgtttacgTAAGACattattctaagaaaaattaagaaagatatttgtttaaaattttgtatatcacgcaaaatattgttataaatattttgttaaagttttaggcAAGTATCCTAGCATCATTTTTAGTTATCTTTTCCGAAAAGTACACTTAAAGctctttaagttaaaaattactcCTCACCAAAAATCATCGAAcaggttttttaaaacataagttTGAACTGACTTATCGTAATCCTGACCTGCATTAATTTTATCTTGCGTGGCCGCTAAGAGCCGTAAGTCACCGACTCAATAGCCGTGTTTATCCCAAAATACTTTGAATTTCGAGCTACGACTTTACAATCATAATATTAAATAGTTGCCTTATCAGTTAAGGATAAATGACGTTTTTGAGACCTTTTGAGGGAACTGCCCCCATTATTGTTGCAATTATATGTGAGTTCAAgacaaaaacaacttttgcttcgatttttttaaaaaacctacgagatatcaaaaactttattcttcggtAAATAAAGTTATTCTGGAGgttatgtaattaattttttttttcgcaaaatattcgaggtgttgaataattttctttaaggtTTTAAGCTTTTCAACCATTTCTTAGAAGTTGAAAGTAATGTTCGATAGTCTTTAAACCACAAGCCGCAGGAAATTTGTCTGTAGTAACTTGACCTGTGTTTGTGTCCAGGAGAAATATTATTACCTAAAACCTACACTAACCTCATTTTTCTTACACCATATAAGTAAAATTATGTGGGAAGAAATTGTTTGGTATTGAATTTACAGCTCCTTGTTGGTTCGAATTTATGgactatttttctttcaaataaaacaattctcatttatttaaaactatatttattaaccttttatatatacaatattatgcaaacatacatacatacatcacaGTGTACTAATTTCTTACCCTACTcacagtaaatttaattttatcgcAATCCCTTATTTTCAATGATATCCCTTCGATGAACTTCAAATCCTTAAGTTTTGTTTCAGTCTCAAAGCTATACGAATGAATGAGTTTGGCTATTATAACCTTGGTCAGCATTAGACTGTAACGCCAtcctaaataaaaaaggaaaagtgtATTAGTCAGCTTTATATTGATCAAAAAAGATTCTTCCTTCAAAGTGATTAAATCTAGGAATATgtacttatgtacatacatacatacatacatttgaaTAGATATACTTCTTTTTTATACGTATGGAAGCTACTTACCTATGCAAAACCTCAATCCCTTCATAAAAGGTACGTATGTGTATGGATGGCGTTTGGCTACATTCTCTGGCAAAAAGTGCTCTGGATAGAACTCTTGTGCGAACGGACCCCAAAGGGCTGAATCTCGTTGCATATTAAATGTGTCCAATATGATGAAGGTACCCTTAGGTATAACAATATCGTCCTTCAACACAAAATCCTTACTGACACCTCTCAATGCCATTGGGATGGTAGTAACCAAACGTAGAGACTCGTTAATAACCATATCCAAAAACTTCATATCCTTCAGATTATCACCGGATATACTGGAAACATCGCCATTTGGAAAAGTTGAGTGTAGCTCTTGGCGTAACTTCTTTTGAGTTTCCGGATACATTGCCAGACAGAGCAAAGCCAGCAGTATACTGTTTGAGACCGTTTCGAATGCCTGGGGGAACTTAAATCTCACCAAAGATTTTATGGAAATACAAATCTCAAGCACTTACAACCAAAACCATAGAATTGCATTCATCCATAATATCCTGTAACGTGATTTCCCCATTTTCTGCCAAGTGGAAAATTTGCTCGATGAAATTTCTTTTCTTGCGCTGCGTATCTTCTACCTCTACCTCAACCTCTTCCCATGAAGTGCCTTCGACTTCTGTGGTGCTTGGGATTTTGATTCTGCTTGTACTTCTGGAGCTTGTATTCAATACGTTCATCTTCTTCCATTCGTTGTGTTTTCTGCTCACaatctttcaataaaatttcgaTAATAATATTTACTTACTCCATCACAGTGAATGAGATGTCCTTGATGGTGTCGTGTACATATATACTCACATCTTTGACAAAATCTGCGGCCATTTTATTGAGTTCTATGTCTGTGTTATACAATTTAGTCATTCGAAACAGGAAATCAATTTGTAACCAtggtttgattgtttttatcgATGATATCCTCAAGAGTCTGgccagaaaaaaagaaaaaattgaaaaataaataaaaagacaatggtaaatataaatataattggaGCGTTCGAAGGAGCGAAGTCcttgttttatatatatatactttttgTAGGTTTGGGCGATTTCATGTTCATCGTTTTCTAGGAAATTTGTTTCAGTTCCCATAGTGGTTTCTATAACAATAGTAAAGtgttttaattataattctATTGTATTCACATCAGCAGAAATCTTACGACACGCTGTGACGAGGACAGCTCTGCTTATAATGTCCTCGATCTCGTTGAATTCTTGAAGACCTAGGTAATCGCTGAATTTGGAGTGTAGTGAATTGGCGACACTATTGAAGGTTGGGAAAAAACTCATGAGGACACCATAGCTGAAGGTGGGATTGAGTTGCTTTCGCCTGATTTTCCATTGCTGACCTTAAAATGAAGAatcatagttttgtttttattgttatgagaacaatagtttttaaataaaattaaaattatttagcaTAAACATAAAGTAAGTACTAAAGAAAAGCATATTAAATGATTACttaaaaagaaagttattttCGATTGATATTTTAAGCTTTAGATTTATGAAGGGATGAATTTAACAAATCAAGTTCTAAGGCAATATAAAAACAGTTCACCTTTTCAAAATTCGGAATGCTTCCAATCCATCGATCTTAAagtaataatttgtgttttttaagatttttctgaGGCCGAAAAAATAACTGtcagacaaaataaataaggtctACATTTTCCGAGTCTAAATCACGACCAGTTTTTGTCTTGTcataagacttgaattaaaaacaggAGTTGAAGTTATAAGAGTAGCACttaaattgttagaaattttagaaataaaatttcatacggcaacaaaaagaattattgctcaacatttcaaaacataaataatcTATATTATAATGTTAAACTTATTAAATCTAACCTAAAGAAAGTTCAGGACtcatataaacaaattgaactGCCCTCGCGGgagttcttgaaaaaatcaCCTATTATAAAAAATCCtagtgtttttgttatttttgtgaacaaataGCTATTTTCATTTAAAGCCTTTCAATCTTCAACAACAAATTAAGAAGGAACCTTTTCAAGTACaagtgtacaaaataaaaattaacaaaaaacacaaaagatttttttattcttaacattttgtttgtaaacgatttttaggagtaccttttcatGCATTGTATTCCTAATGCACTTCAATTCTATTCTAGTTCAATAGATTTGCACAATTTTCCACTAAGGTACTCAGTGAGTGAAATACAAAGCcataatcttttttaataaaacattttggcTTTTTATGTATTCAGGACATGTATGGTTAGTATGTATAACTTacattatgaataaataaagtcaagcaaaacaaaaatgaaacggTTCCAACTACATGACATTTCATTTTCgaggaaaaagttaaaatataaataattaaaatacaaacgtATATAAAATATGTCCCAGAACCATATGTggagttttttaagtttattgagacaattttaaacataaaaatgcgAGCTTTTTATAACCTCAAGATAAACAAATTCAGATGTTTCGAGgggaaaatgaaaacaaactttgttatagttttcaatataaatattgtGCTCTCTGCATATAATGCATTCTGAAACTTCTTGacgaaatattacaaaaataaaaaatacattattaacAATAACGCTGGGAGCCATTTTCTTCAAagtaatacataaataaatctaCATTTTCTCGGCCTTGGTTTACTTAAACTATATTAGTGGTATTTTTTATGGGGAGCTCAATAAGTCTTTCGTTAAACATGTAGCACTGAGGGGGATGGACTGAAAATCTTATTATTATCGGATACTCTGTAGATAAGACCTTGCAACTATTAGTTTATCAAACATTTATGAAAAATGTATggacaatcttaaaaaaaaaacacatgaatcgtatcaaaaaaataggtggcgcaaccgtccattgagaactagggcctagtaatGTTTTCAAGTATTGAAGGGAACTACAATTTTaaaccgaatccaaacggcttatttaagaaagcactttcatgaaaaaaaaggatttgtcaattactcaggggaggcagtacccgtaaaaaggAGGTTATTGAACCAAACCCCCAAAGATTTTGAAACTGTTCTTTGTTAACTTTATGGGTcaattcaatgaatttttagGGTGTATCAAGAacaaggaaacatttttaaaacgctTTGGAAACATTGAATTAACATTTCAGAAACAGAGAAacatttctgatattttaataaatatgatttaaaatataactagCATTAGTGTTCATATACGCGTTTCGCGTTTCTGATATGTTTCCGAATTGTTCTTGAAATGTTTTGTGCAAACGATCGGGACAAATTGTTAAACATTTCCATAGGTGATAAAAAGTACGTAAGtggttaaaatattaatataaaatgtccCGAAAATTATGGAGCAAAGAGAATTTTatccaattttatatttatgaaattaaatttaaaaaaacgatactttgtcttaaatttccaaaaataaaaattatgaagatgacaaaaaaaatcaaaaacatttgcgattttttttttaaacaaatgaaggTGTGGACACACAATGctagtttttaattgaaaaaatttgtctGTATTTGGAGAAAAGATtatataaacacaaaataatgaggaaatttgtattgagaaaagatgtctgaaacgaaattcagtaTTGAAAAGCTTCGGGGAAGCGAAAACTGGAAATTTTCCGTTGAAGCTTATTTCCGAATGAAAGGACTTTGAAAGGCTGTTTCTGATGGTAGTGAGACAGAGAAGGATGCAACGAAGCTGTTAAACGCAAAATCGGAGCTTATATTGCTTGTTGAAACATCCATTTATTCTCATATAAGACATTGCAAAAGCACTACGGAGATTTGGGATTCTCTTCAGAAAAATTTTCAAGATTCTGGTCTTGTGAGGAGAGTTGGGCtcatccaaaagttttgttctccaaaattgaaagatttctctACCGTAAATGCGTACGTTAACGATGTTTTAAATATATCGTACAAGCTCAGGTCTGTTGGTCTTAacctagatgaagaatggatagGATCAATGCTTTTAGCTGGTCTTCCCGAAGAATACAAGCCAATGATAATGGGAATATAAAGCTCTGGATTCTTATTACAGGAGACAGTATTAAAACCAAACTTCTTCAAGACGATAATTTGGA
This window contains:
- the LOC129946935 gene encoding probable cytochrome P450 318a1, with product MTAVENNLLLVISVLFSIYVWINRAKFKLIWQINGARGIFQQPLLFILMCFMLDPKRLLETLRYLRKYFKRPLAFLFGSQSVLYVDDPVMMERVLNSPECLDKTFLQDGFFVRKGLLHAKGQQWKIRRKQLNPTFSYGVLMSFFPTFNSVANSLHSKFSDYLGLQEFNEIEDIISRAVLVTACQTTMGTETNFLENDEHEIAQTYKKLLRISSIKTIKPWLQIDFLFRMTKLYNTDIELNKMAADFVKDIVSRKHNEWKKMNVLNTSSRSTSRIKIPSTTEVEGTSWEEVEVEVEDTQRKKRNFIEQIFHLAENGEITLQDIMDECNSMVLVAFETVSNSILLALLCLAMYPETQKKLRQELHSTFPNGDVSSISGDNLKDMKFLDMVINESLRLVTTIPMALRGVSKDFVLKDDIVIPKGTFIILDTFNMQRDSALWGPFAQEFYPEHFLPENVAKRHPYTYVPFMKGLRFCIGWRYSLMLTKVIIAKLIHSYSFETETKLKDLKFIEGISLKIRDCDKIKFTVSRVRN